A region from the Acyrthosiphon pisum isolate AL4f chromosome A1, pea_aphid_22Mar2018_4r6ur, whole genome shotgun sequence genome encodes:
- the LOC103309323 gene encoding kelch-like protein 2 yields the protein MRVQRSEVGVGVLDDVLYAVGGWDDTQVWSSVEAYRPSTGVWSTIPDMHSSRIGAGVAVLGGLLYVIDGGDGFNFLDSVESYNPKTLKWTMLTASMNVSRAFAGAVAIDMARYFKTC from the exons ATGCGCGTACAACGAAGTGAAGTGGGTGTTGGAGTTTTAGATGATGTACTGTATGCTGTGGGTGGTTGGGATGATACTCAGGTTTGGAGTAGTGTTGAAGCATACAGACCAAGTACTGGAGTTTGGTCTACTATTCCGGACATGCATTCGAGTCGAATTGGTGCTG GTGTAGCTGTATTAGGTGGTTTATTGTATGTCATCGATGGTGGCGAcggatttaattttttagattctgtagAATCTTACAACCCTAAAACTCTTAAATGGACCATGCTTACAGCGTCAATGAATGTTTCTAGGGCATTTGCAGGAGCTGTAGCCATTGATATGGcaagatattttaaaacttgttag